Proteins from one Puniceicoccus vermicola genomic window:
- a CDS encoding efflux RND transporter periplasmic adaptor subunit codes for MQFSSHSTSSPLPASSAGRWRFLALPVLAVLIALTGCGQPEKAQGGGAPQGSAPQVGYIEVQPQTVDRLNTLPGRVVAYQVAEIRPQVSGIIQSRLFEEGAYVEEGQQLYQIDPSRYEADYEMALANLEDAKARRESAEALAKRVDTLLAEQAVSEQQHVEAISDFNRAKAAISMAEAEVKMAKINLDYTEVRAPISGYISPSTVTKGALVTERQTTPLATVRQLDPVYVDLSQAVAATENLRERLTAARMNDNLPSEFSVRLFPTHSDDPYAHEGTLDVAELAVDPQTGAIRLRSTFPNPDKVLLPGMFVRASVVDASQAKEIVIPQKSVIFEPSGGKSVWVVDSENKAHKRSIQTGTAYEDRWVVLEGLEPGDRLVVEGGMTLREGAEVEAQKIQLEN; via the coding sequence ATGCAATTTTCCAGCCACTCGACTTCCTCACCTCTTCCCGCCTCCTCTGCGGGCCGATGGCGCTTTCTCGCTCTTCCCGTCCTCGCGGTCCTGATCGCCCTCACCGGATGCGGCCAGCCCGAGAAGGCGCAAGGCGGAGGGGCTCCGCAAGGGTCGGCTCCCCAGGTGGGATACATTGAGGTGCAGCCGCAAACGGTCGATCGGCTCAACACCCTCCCCGGCCGAGTCGTCGCCTATCAAGTGGCGGAAATCCGCCCGCAAGTCAGCGGGATCATCCAGTCGCGGCTCTTTGAGGAGGGCGCCTATGTGGAAGAGGGTCAGCAGCTGTACCAAATCGACCCCTCCCGCTACGAGGCCGACTACGAGATGGCTCTCGCCAATCTCGAGGATGCCAAAGCCCGCCGCGAGAGCGCCGAAGCGTTGGCCAAGCGCGTCGACACGTTATTGGCGGAACAAGCCGTCAGCGAGCAACAGCACGTCGAGGCCATCTCCGACTTCAATCGGGCCAAAGCCGCCATCAGCATGGCCGAGGCCGAGGTCAAAATGGCCAAGATCAATCTCGATTATACGGAGGTGCGGGCCCCGATCAGCGGTTACATTAGCCCCTCCACGGTTACCAAGGGGGCACTCGTCACCGAGAGACAAACGACCCCGCTAGCCACCGTGCGCCAGCTCGATCCGGTCTATGTGGACCTGTCGCAGGCGGTCGCCGCCACCGAGAACCTCCGCGAACGCCTGACCGCTGCGCGTATGAACGACAACCTCCCTTCGGAATTCTCCGTGCGCCTCTTCCCGACCCACTCCGACGACCCCTATGCCCACGAGGGCACGCTGGATGTGGCCGAGCTCGCCGTCGACCCGCAAACGGGTGCGATTCGCCTGCGATCGACCTTCCCCAATCCGGACAAAGTTCTCTTGCCCGGAATGTTCGTACGGGCCTCCGTCGTGGACGCCAGCCAGGCCAAAGAGATCGTGATTCCCCAAAAGAGCGTCATTTTCGAACCCAGTGGGGGCAAGAGTGTCTGGGTCGTCGACTCCGAGAACAAGGCCCACAAGCGCTCGATCCAAACAGGAACGGCCTACGAAGACCGCTGGGTGGTTCTGGAAGGACTCGAGCCGGGGGATCGCCTCGTCGTCGAAGGCGGCATGACTCTCCGTGAGGGTGCCGAGGTCGAGGCTCAGAAAATCCAGCTGGAGAACTAA